A window from Malania oleifera isolate guangnan ecotype guangnan chromosome 7, ASM2987363v1, whole genome shotgun sequence encodes these proteins:
- the LOC131159641 gene encoding ankyrin repeat-containing protein ITN1 encodes MTMPPSFEEGGERDLEKGLCPSPNPQSPSALALSNSGKALGPSNSGKALGPSNSGKALGSSNSGKALVLSSSGKRIDQAGKKKYVKQVTGRHNDTELHLAAARGDLEAVRQILGEIDEQMTGTLSGADFDAEVAEIRLAVVNEVNELGETALFTASEKGHVDVVKELLQYSTKEGVSLKNRSGFDPLHMAASKGHQAIVQVLLDYDRDLSKTVGQSNATPLISAASRGHAAVVNELLSKDSGLLEISRSNGKNALHLAARQGHVAIVKALLDKDSQLARRTDKKGQTALHMAVKGVSCEVVRLLLEADAAIVMLPDKFGNTALHVASRKKRFEIVNELLRLPDTNVNALTRDHKTALDIVEGLPLSEETSEIKECLAQYGAVKANELNQPRDELRKTVTEIKKNVHTQLEQTRRTNKNVYGIAKELRKLHREGINNATNSVTVVAVLFATVAFAAIFTVPGGDFDSGMAVMVGTTSFKIFFIFNAVALFTSLAVVVVQITLVRGETKSERRVIEVINKLMWLASVCTSVSFIASSYIVVGRRNWWAAILVTVIGGVTMAGVLGTMTYYVVKSKRNRLVRKKEKFSKSGTTSWRHSELSDSEVNPIYAI; translated from the exons ATGACCATGCCTCCCTCTTTCGAAGAag GAGGCGAGAGGGATCTGGAGAAGGGGCTGTGCCCATCCCCGAATCCGCAGTCGCCGTCTGCGCTGGCTCTCTCTAATTCCGGGAAGGCTCTGGGTCCGTCGAATTCCGGCAAGGCTCTGGGTCCGTCGAATTCCGGCAAGGCTCTGGGTTCGTCGAATTCCGGCAAGGCTCTGGTTCTGTCGAGCTCCGGGAAGCGGATCGATCAGGCTGGGAAGAAGAAGTACGTGAAGCAGGTGACCGGCCGGCATAATGACACGGAGCTGCATTTGGCGGCGGCGCGGGGGGACTTGGAGGCGGTGAGGCAGATTCTTGGCGAAATCGATGAACAGATGACGGGAACCCTGAGCGGGGCGGATTTCGACGCGGAAGTGGCCGAGATTCGATTGGCCGTCGTCAATGAGGTAAACGAGCTGGGGGAGACGGCGCTGTTCACCGCTTCTGAGAAAGGGCATGTCGATGTGGTGAAGGAGCTGTTGCAGTATTCAACCAAGGAAGGCGTTTCGTTGAAGAATCGGTCTGGCTTTGATCCCTTGCATATGGCTGCGAGTAAAGGTCACCAAG CCATTGTCCAGGTTCTATTAGATTATGACCGGGACCTAAGCAAAACTGTTGGCCAATCAAATGCAACCCCTCTCATATCTGCAGCTTCAAGAGGGCATGCAGCAGTGGTTAATGAATTGCTGTCAAAAGATTCTGGTCTACTGGAGATTTCTAGATCCAATGGAAAAAATGCATTACATTTGGCTGCTAGGCAGGGCCATGTAGCTATTGTAAAAGCTTTGCTTGACAAGGATTCCCAATTGGCTAGAAGGACTGATAAGAAGGGGCAGACTGCTTTGCACATGGCTGTAAAGGGGGTTAGCTGTGAAGTTGTTAGATTGCTTCTGGAGGCAGATGCAGCCATTGTGATGCTTCCTGACAAGTTTGGGAACACAGCTTTACATGTTGCTTCCAGGAAAAAGCGGTTTGAG ATAGTTAATGAGCTGCTACGACTCCCTGATACCAATGTTAATGCACTCACAAGAGATCACAAAACTGCTCTTGACATAGTGGAAGGACTCCCTCTTTCTGAAGAAACATCAGAAATAAAGGAGTGCTTGGCTCAATATGGTGCGGTTAAAGCAAATGAGCTGAACCAGCCAAGGGATGAGCTTAGAAAAACAGTGACAGAAATCAAGAAAAATGTCCATACCCAGCTTGAACAAACCCGTAGAACCAACAAGAATGTGTATGGTATTGCCAAGGAGCTACGAAAGCTCCATCGAGAAGGAATCAACAATGCCACCAACTCGGTCACTGTGGTGGCTGTGCTGTTTGCAACAGTTGCATTCGCTGCTATTTTCACAGTCCCCGGGGGCGACTTTGACAGTGGGATGGCAGTGATGGTGGGCACCACATCTTTCAAAATATTCTTCATCTTCAATGCCGTTGCACTCTTCACATCATTGGCTGTTGTGGTGGTGCAAATCACTCTGGTCAGGGGAGAGACAAAAAGCGAGAGGCGTGTTATCGAGGTGATCAATAAGCTGATGTGGTTGGCCTCCGTGTGCACTTCCGTTTCGTTCATTGCTTCGTCTTATATCGTAGTTGGGCGGCGGAACTGGTGGGCTGCAATTCTTGTCACGGTGATCGGCGGAGTCACAATGGCAGGAGTTCTCGGTACCATGACTTACTATGTGGTCAAGTCCAAACGTAATCGACTGGTGAGAAAGAAGGAGAAGTTTTCAAAAAGCGGAACCACTTCTTGGCGTCACTCAGAACTCTCTGATTCAGAAGTAAATCCAATATATGCCATTTGA